The window GCATGCCTTTTGGACATGCACTTCAATCAAACACGACACCTGGAGTGACTCGACTtaaagatggccgtatttcttcattacacaaaggaataacctcaacctatttctcaagactgttgacatccagtggaagccgtaggaactgcaataAATTTGCTTacaaatctggtttcccaatgaaaactcattgaaaagacagtgacttcaaaaaaaaaaagagagagaatctgAATAGTTTGTCcccggggtttcgcctgctaaatactcagacatgattcaaacagttttagaaacttcagtgttgtctatccaaatttactaatactatgcatatcttatctcctggggatgagtagctggcagttgaatttgggtatgcttttcatccaaatgtgaaaatgctgccccctaccctagagaagttaacatatctttacttttgctcaagtatgacaattgggtactttttcccaccactgcaaTTGAGTGCAGGAGATGATAAGTGctgacatttgtttttgttttatactgttcaattcaaccatCAGAATAGGGAAAGATTctttgaaatcacttagaatgtatgcgttgccaccctaggatcactcactactcataaagcaaatgtacaaatgttattattcaaagactaaaaacagtcaTACCGTCTTTTTTTWAAATTTATACCGTGATAGAATATTTTGgtcatattgcccagccctagatTAAAGTCTGTTAGTGGTTGAGTTGCATTCGTGGTGAAAAAGTACTGTTGGACATGAGCCCCTGTCTACCCATTTGGACATGAGTAGACAGGGGCTTTGCTGTTAACCTACGTCTCTGTGTCCTCTCCCCAGGTAAGACCATTGCCATTGGTAAGGTGCTGAAGCTCGTTGCTGAGAGGGACTGAAGCGGTTGCATGGGAGTCCCCGGTCACAGTCCGGCACCATGGTGGGGTGGTGGTGAAGAGTGGGGTCAGGGGTCATTGATGGGAACACAGGCGGTTCTCTCCCCCCCTTGACCTGTCGATGATCAGCTTAAAAAACTTCTCTGAAAAAGAAACCTGTTTTTAAGCAAATGAAAAACGAGATCAAGTACACACGAGTCAGCTTTCTCATATTGAGAGCTCAGCTATGCCATTTTTGGGTTGGGCCCTGCCCCCAAACCCATTCCCTCACACCCCTACTCTGGTCTACTCATGACcataaaacacaatttttttctcttccagttttttttattttaattttttcttCCATTGAAAATGTAAAATGGCAGCAGTTATATCTGTAACCAGACGAGGACCAGGATTTGCTTGTAATacagaaaaatatattatttacaaaaaaagatgTTTGAGAATTTAACAAGTTGAAACCAAACTGTTATTATCTTGGTTGTACAAAGGGTTGCAAATATCCACTAACTTCCCAAAATTCATAATCAGGGGGGAATAGGCAGGGAATCCGGAATCCTCcagccaggatttctggaaaacctgggaattttgtgaAAATTAACggatttttgcaaccctagttgaaCATGTCTCCCATTGCTTTTACCCACTTTTGGTTTCTCTTATATGGCGTTCTGGCGGTGTGCTTGAGCGCCTTCACATGTTATTAAAGCAAACTACTATgacaataaaatataaaaattggAGGAGTGCTCGTTCTTTATTTGGGCTGTTTCACAGAAGTGTTTAACGTTAGAGGAAAAATATAATTAAGTTGACATTTGTCATTTAATCTTTATCATGCATACCAAAAAAATGTGTATTTACCCTGTGAGAAAGATGGAATTTAGTAGAGCTGTTTCATGGCACAAGTGTGTTCAGGCAGTCCTTTTCAAAGCCTAAAATACTTTGTTTCAACCCATACAGAATGTGCCCTACAGCTGGATATTTgcctgtgtgtaatgatgaccaCTTGTGTACCTTTTATACTCTACTAAATTACATGACCAGCAGGTGgcgcctcttctctccctttcaagTTTTACTCTAATGGATATTGTTTTAATCACAGATCAATTTAATAAATCAAACATGACTTGTATTTACGCTAACCTAATTATCCATACACAACTGACATCTGGACCCAATTAGAATGTCTATAATACTCTCCCATACCATAAATTACCCATTCTCCATAAGCATCATGCCCTTTTCAAACTTAAATTCTATCAATTTGTAGCATTCAAATGTACAATATtcaattgattttatttgtagaATTTGGCCATCAGGCCCCATCAAAAACAGTCATGGTGGCCATAGCCCTTCCAACTGACATCTTAGAAAGAATAATGTACTGTTCCATTTTCCCATAATACATAGCCTAAAATGCCATGTGGGGAGAATATATTGTATGTCAACTGGAGCAAAGCAGAGATTGTCATGACATGGTGGAGGGACACAGCGGGATAGGGAACTACAGGGTGGGGTCACTGTTCTGTGTGGGTGTGGCTTTGGCCATAGTAGTGGTTTTGACAGTAGTCATCAGAGGAGCAACCAGCCAGCCTCTGACCAACACTGGGCAAAGAGCGACAGGCGAAACGCCTAATGGTAAGTGAGGACattgtttttttaatggttttGAATTAAATTGGAGACTACAGGATTTGATTAAATGGGATGGAATTTCTTTTTACATGTGGTTTTATTGCAATTTTATTAAGTCAAATAAGGTCTGAAATGGTGAGCTCTGCAATGACAGATAGGTTGATAAAATAGTAAACCGTACATCTCTGAATGTATGTCTGTGAAGTATCAGTGATTGAAAAAGTCCTATACTTTTAAGTGGTGTCTGTTCTGATTTGTTATCCCTTCCTCAGCACAACCCAAGGATGCAATCCACAGTGGTTACGGTGTCAGACATGGATCGTAAAACCAGCCGCACCAGCACCAACCATGAGACCCAGGACACTGAAGCAACGACCCCACTGAACCATGTCCCTGACGGGGTCACCCTGGGCACTGACGTCCCCTGCTGGTACTACTTCACCAGGCCCATCCTGGCCATCCTTATCGGCGGAGTGCTGTTCGGCTTGGGCACGGCCCTCTCCCTGCTCTACTTCACCCAGGTGGGGAACGTGCCCTACCTGCTGGGTCCTGTGTTCCTTTCTGTGGGGCTCATGTTCYTGGTCACGGGGCTGGTGTGGGTGCCCGTGGTGAAACAGAGACTAGAGCACAAGGCTCTGACCAAGGTCAATGGCAAGGCGCTTCAGGTGCACGAACAGCACCGAAGAGCCATGGACTCTTCAAGCTAAAACTATGTTGTTTTGTAGAGTAGGTCAACCGTGTTAGTGGGGTTTTCTCCCAACAATTCTGAAAAGCACACTTCCTAAAAGATGTATAAATGTGTGAGGAGGCAGGTGTAACATAACATAGatggatttgtatttattaaatattttatttatgcagGTTAGTCTTATTCATATAGGTTCCATCTTGCAAGAGAGACCTCTGTGAAATGCGCTGTTTATCTGCTGTATGTAGCTGTTCTCTAGGCCCTAATACAAATATGGGATTGAATGACCTCGTCCTGTAAAAGGGAACATCATGTGATTGCTCTGTTGRAGGGTTTTAACATGATCAGAACATGGCCGTGCTGCTGCGGCCCAGGCTatcccatctgtctgtctgattgtGATCTGTAATAGTTGTTGTTTTTCCACCATAAGCTGCTGTTTKCCTTGTAGCTGCTGTTGTAGTGGATTGCTAAATCCTTTAGAAACAGGATTACAGAGTCAGAAAATTMTACCGGACATTATTATAGCTGATTGTTGAACTCATGAAGGACAGTTGGACACTGATTGGTAGTGGGTGCACCCTCGCTCTGTCCCTCAATACTGCTGCTGGATTAAATAATCTAACCTTTTATGTTTCTGGGTCAAAAAGATTGTGTCCATCTGGtcaaaagcaaaaaaatgtttaaagGAGGTGGGGCCAGTGGGATTTAAATTTGGTCTAAGTTAGccaaaatgtttacatttttacctAAACTTGAGATGTTAGTTTTACATTGCATTTGTTCATTCAATCATTCATGTAGGCTACTCTGATTCCATGTAATATCCAACATTGTGAGAGCAGCAAGTCTTCAGGTACCCTTTATCTTCTTTCTAAATGTGTAATTTTATTTTTGAACATAATGCAGCAATTGTGTAATGAATAATAAATTATATTTGATATATTAGTCTTTTATTTTCAATGTACAGTAATAAATTGTATGGGGGCACATGTTTTTCTGTACAAAAGACCACAAGGTGGCAATAGGCCTACATGCCATTATTTAGCAGTCAGGTGAGAGGTTGGGTGTATMACATTATACTAAGGCTGCAGACAAGCAGTCCAAATCAGATATTTTTTTCCACTTAttggccaatcagatcagctctgataAGGAtctgtgaaaagatctgatgggATTGGTCAAACGAgtaattagtggaaaaaatatcagaatatggctgcctgtgtaaacacagccttagagGCTTTTGTGTCTGTCATTACTGTTTTAATTTATAGAAACAATCTGGCTGTGAATAGATTTCTGCCATTATGTTCTTTAGAAATGAGGGAGAGAAACACGTAATGAGTCAAATGTTGTCCAGAATGTCATTCCACAGGTGAAAGGAATATCATGATGCTTGTRAACAGACCTTAGTGTGCCATGTTCGGCGTCTCTGCATATTGRACTGATGAYCGATATCTAGAAAATCAGAACCATCATGGCTCCTTTCTAMAATGTATGTCWCACATGTCCTACCTCCTTTACAGTAttaatatggctggtgtcatgcCAGTATCCCGTCTACCCAGCCCTCCCTCACCTGTCTACGGCTACCACGCCCCACCTCtctctgtgctgtcctgtgctgtgaCACAGGAAAACCTGAATAGGGGCAGCTTCCTCACCTGTCTCACCTTACCTGTTCAAACAAACGGCTCCGTTTTGAAACTCTACCCCAACCGAATTCACCGAATTCCACCAGGAAACCAACCGCAAATATAGTTAGAAAAGGTGGTCTAAACAAAGTATTTGTTAGGCCTATCACAAGCCAATTTAGAGACATGGAGCCGACGTACCGCGGTCTAGGGCGCTGTTCCTGCGCCTTTTGGTTGGCAGTGTCCTTCGACATATTCGGGCTGCTCGTTCTTTTGATCGGTGTTTTTGCGGACATATTCTTCTATGACTTTTTAATCTACGCCGGGGCCATCATCATCTTCCTCAGCCTCGTTCTGGTGGTGTCTGGTACACGGGCAACATCGAGGTCCCCCGGAGGAGCTGGAGGATGACGTCGGGCTCTTGAAGAAGGAGCGGGCATCGCGCAGGTGCGTGAGGCGGTTATCCAGCCGTCTCTCCAACAGTGTCAGGAACTCTCTGCGGCGGAATGGAGCCCCCCCGCGGGGTCGCGAGAAGGGCAGGGACCGGGCTGTCTACGACGCACATGAGGGATGCCCAACAGCAACCGAAGCCCCGCCTGTCGTATTGACGATGGGCCGCTTTATGAGGACATGCACACGGTGTCTGCACCGTGGACACTGCATACCTGTCCCACACAGCTACAGAGACCTCGCCATATGATGCGCAATGCGCACAAGGTTAGCTATATTTCCAATCGGTCATTAAGCCATTTAGGCTATAGCCTAGGGATACATTTTGTTATTGGATAGGCCTAATTTTCATTAAACATGTGCWTAGATTATAGGTTTTATAGGCCAACTTCATTCTAGGCTATTGTTTTTGCTTGATAATAGCCCACAACTTTGATCCACAATTCAGTAGGCTATAATGTTCCTTATAATAMAATTAAATGACAATGTGTTTCAGTGAAAGAAACTGTGTGATCTAATGGAAACAGACTTCCTTTATCTTTCTGTTAACCATTAACGTCATTGAATGGCAGTGCACGCCTAAAGACAAGccctgtacaaacaataaaacTGTTTCTGAGAGGGCGAAATAGAGCTGCTGCTACATGAAACAAAGAAACGTAGGTTGACCAGGAATGGTCTATTTTAGGAGTTAGGACACATTTTTGACATCGATCTAAACTGATGTAAGCTACAGTATGACTGTATGTTGCAACTATGACATGAGGTGACCATATATTTTGTCCAACAGAAGTTAGAGGCTTGGCAGCACTGAACCCCATAAGGACATTTCACTTGTCCATCTCACAATGTTTACAAGCTAATTTCGTTTTTAATATTGTCCTATGGGATTTTTTCtttgaaacattttgtttttaaaatcaaATTATGCTCCTCAGTGAggactttttgtttgttttatgttaATTTTGTGAATACTTTGTGGATAATTGATGCAATACTTTGATAATACAGATATTTTTTCTAGCAAATAtgtcagattttcatttttaggTCTAAGTGCTACTGAGAAGGTGCTTGTTGTGAACTTGACCTGGCACCTGTATTCTACATACCCGTCCACAGTGGTGATAAGCAATATAGCACATTAACGACCTTTGTATCCTATGGATTTCCCTACGTTTATTTATACAGACATTACTTTTGTATGTCCATATGGCTGCCTCATCATGCTTTATGATTCCGAAGGTGAAAACAAAAACCTTTTACCTGTTTGTATTTCCAACTGACAATTCTCAGATTTTTGCCAAACACAGTACCTACACATTGACTAGAATAACATATGAGTGTTACTGTGTGSAATGACAACACTTTGATTATCTACAATAGGCTAGCTTAGACCTTGACACCTTGTTACTCCACACAATAAAGTATGGGAGCGGTGTACTGTACTATGTTTTTGAGCTTCAGTCAGGGTCCTTTTATCACATTGACAGTGATTATATGAGGAActgcaaagttttttttaatggcTGAGCaatactacagatgtaggatcttaa of the Salvelinus sp. IW2-2015 unplaced genomic scaffold, ASM291031v2 Un_scaffold3054, whole genome shotgun sequence genome contains:
- the LOC112075269 gene encoding phosphoinositide-interacting protein — its product is MHNPRMQSTVVTVSDMDRKTSRTSTNHETQDTEATTPLNHVPDGVTLGTDVPCWYYFTRPILAILIGGVLFGLGTALSLLYFTQVGNVPYLLGPVFLSVGLMFLVTGLVWVPVVKQRLEHKALTKVNGKALQVHEQHRRAMDSSS
- the LOC139025677 gene encoding LOW QUALITY PROTEIN: transmembrane protein 238-like (The sequence of the model RefSeq protein was modified relative to this genomic sequence to represent the inferred CDS: inserted 2 bases in 2 codons); this translates as MEPTYRGLGRCSCAFWLAVSFDIFGLLVLLIGVFADIFFYDFLIYAGAIIIFLSLVLVVXWYTGNIEXPPEELEDDVGLLKKERASRRCVRRLSSRLSNSVRNSLRRNGAPPRGREKGRDRAVYDAHEGCPTATEAPPVVLTMGRFMRTCTRCLHRGHCIPVPHSYRDLAI